In Hyphomicrobium denitrificans 1NES1, one DNA window encodes the following:
- a CDS encoding PilZ domain-containing protein produces MHNPSISGHFLRRRDERRSVQVSAIAECHGISRAIEVVDFSNAGLRIDKVTGLATGDRLTISFTPDVSVEGTIVWLVWHKAGLQFTRPLKQDDPAYRFLMDRAALIEQAHVRAISILAQQEALKARESDPT; encoded by the coding sequence ATGCACAATCCATCCATTTCAGGCCATTTCCTGCGTCGAAGGGACGAACGGCGAAGCGTTCAGGTCAGCGCCATCGCCGAATGTCACGGTATCTCGCGCGCGATCGAGGTCGTCGATTTTTCGAACGCCGGATTGAGGATCGACAAGGTGACGGGATTGGCCACGGGCGATCGCCTGACGATCTCTTTCACGCCTGACGTGTCTGTCGAAGGGACGATTGTCTGGCTGGTCTGGCACAAGGCGGGTCTGCAGTTCACACGCCCCTTGAAGCAAGACGATCCGGCTTATCGATTTTTGATGGATCGGGCAGCCCTCATCGAGCAGGCACACGTCCGTGCGATCAGCATTCTTGCGCAGCAGGAAGCCCTTAAAGCCCGCGAAAGCGATCCGACCTAG
- a CDS encoding MBL fold metallo-hydrolase, with the protein MDSLKFNIDMAFAYGVASPMGPGVVRIVAKNPSPFTFKGTNTYLVGSTALAVIDPGPDDAAHRKAILKAAGTRAITHILSTHAHRDHVDGIAKLKAATGAVVAAYPRDPAAGRIALKDSPSGKLFVDYDFQPDLPLYGGGRIEGNDWALTAIHTPGHAPDHLCLALDGRPLVFSGDHVMAWNTTVVAPPEGRMADYIASLEILLDRRDDVFLPGHGGRIFEPQRTVKAYLLHRNWREKSILDVLAKGKTTIRRIVPEIYRGLALHMIPAATLSVQAHVEYLIEKGQVAADLPLTPDRALSML; encoded by the coding sequence TTGGACTCCCTCAAGTTCAACATCGACATGGCGTTCGCTTATGGCGTTGCTTCGCCGATGGGACCGGGAGTCGTGCGAATTGTCGCAAAAAATCCAAGCCCCTTCACTTTCAAAGGAACGAACACGTATCTTGTCGGCTCGACGGCGCTTGCGGTCATCGATCCGGGACCCGATGATGCCGCACATCGCAAGGCCATCCTGAAGGCCGCCGGCACCCGCGCCATCACGCACATCCTGTCGACCCATGCGCATCGCGACCACGTCGATGGCATCGCCAAACTCAAGGCTGCAACAGGCGCGGTCGTTGCCGCTTATCCGCGCGATCCCGCAGCAGGACGCATCGCCTTGAAGGACAGCCCCTCAGGCAAGCTTTTCGTCGACTATGATTTCCAGCCCGACCTGCCGCTCTACGGCGGTGGCAGGATCGAGGGCAACGATTGGGCGTTGACCGCAATTCATACGCCCGGCCACGCGCCCGATCATTTGTGCCTGGCGCTCGACGGCCGCCCGCTCGTCTTCTCGGGCGACCACGTCATGGCGTGGAACACGACGGTCGTCGCACCGCCGGAGGGCCGCATGGCCGATTATATTGCGTCGCTCGAGATCCTGCTCGATCGCCGGGACGACGTGTTCCTGCCCGGACACGGAGGTCGCATTTTCGAACCTCAGCGTACTGTCAAAGCCTATCTGCTGCACAGAAACTGGCGGGAGAAATCAATCCTCGACGTGCTCGCCAAGGGCAAGACGACTATTCGTCGAATCGTTCCTGAGATCTACCGGGGACTCGCCCTGCATATGATCCCTGCGGCGACGCTTTCCGTCCAAGCCCACGTCGAATATCTGATCGAGAAAGGTCAGGTCGCCGCCGATCTGCCTTTGACCCCGGACCGCGCACTTTCGATGCTTTGA